One region of Oxalobacteraceae sp. CFBP 8761 genomic DNA includes:
- a CDS encoding biotin-independent malonate decarboxylase subunit beta, whose protein sequence is MSSYQELTARQRIPAMFDAGSFEEFLPPSMRIVSPHLAQLDAAVSFDDGVVVGRGKLGGQVVFGAAQEGGFMGGAVGEVHGAKLVGMLQRAIDERAHAVVLLLESGGVRLHEANAGLIAVSEVMRAMLDVRAAGIPVIAVVGGANGCFGGMGIAARCANTVIMSEEGRLAMSGPEVIETANGVEEFDSRDRALVWRTTGGKHRYLLGDCQVLVEDDTEALRAAALGAIADIPAGGAPLTLDGLLAEQAMLERRLQDTQGLTEPMDIWKGLGMPEPARVPMLEPDAFLTLAAQHRATPTLGER, encoded by the coding sequence ATGAGCAGCTACCAGGAACTCACGGCGCGCCAGCGCATTCCGGCCATGTTCGATGCCGGCAGTTTCGAAGAATTCCTGCCGCCATCCATGCGCATCGTCAGTCCGCACCTGGCGCAGCTCGATGCGGCGGTGTCGTTCGACGATGGCGTGGTGGTCGGGCGCGGCAAGCTCGGTGGCCAGGTGGTGTTCGGCGCGGCGCAGGAAGGCGGCTTCATGGGCGGCGCGGTGGGCGAAGTCCACGGCGCCAAGCTGGTGGGCATGCTGCAGCGCGCGATCGACGAGCGGGCGCATGCCGTGGTGCTGCTGCTCGAATCGGGCGGCGTGCGACTGCATGAAGCCAATGCGGGCCTGATCGCCGTGTCGGAAGTCATGCGCGCGATGCTCGACGTGCGCGCAGCCGGCATCCCCGTGATCGCGGTGGTCGGTGGCGCCAATGGCTGCTTCGGCGGCATGGGCATCGCGGCGCGCTGCGCCAATACCGTCATCATGTCCGAAGAAGGGCGCCTGGCGATGTCGGGCCCCGAAGTCATCGAGACCGCCAACGGCGTGGAAGAATTCGATTCGCGCGACCGCGCGCTGGTCTGGCGTACGACGGGCGGCAAGCACCGCTACCTGCTGGGCGACTGCCAGGTGCTGGTGGAAGACGACACCGAGGCGCTGCGCGCTGCGGCGCTCGGAGCCATCGCGGACATCCCGGCGGGTGGCGCACCGTTGACGCTCGACGGCCTGCTGGCCGAGCAGGCGATGCTCGAACGGCGCCTGCAAGACACGCAGGGCCTCACCGAACCGATGGATATCTGGAAGGGACTGGGCATGCCAGAGCCGGCGCGGGTGCCGATGCTGGAACCCGATGCTTTCCTCACACTGGCGGCGCAGCACCGCGCCACGCCCACGCTGGGAGAACGATGA